Proteins encoded in a region of the Zea mays cultivar B73 chromosome 2, Zm-B73-REFERENCE-NAM-5.0, whole genome shotgun sequence genome:
- the LOC100274985 gene encoding uncharacterized protein LOC100274985 gives MVFFCFLVDQRRTVRSSKPAAGICSRCGGCASVADMETATRVCYLLTVHRSTWRAIICTFCGAMLKSYRHYRL, from the coding sequence ATGGTGTTCTTCTGCTTCCTGGTGGACCAGCGGCGGACGGTGCGGAGCAGCAAGCCGGCGGCGGGGATCTGCTCGCGCTGCGGCGGGTGCGCCAGCGTGGCGGACATGGAGACCGCCACCAGGGTCTGCTACCTGCTCACCGTGCACCGGAGCACCTGGCGCGCCATCATCTGCACCTTCTGCGGCGCCATGCTCAAGTCCTACCGCCACTACAGGCTATAG
- the LOC100276318 gene encoding uncharacterized protein LOC100276318 has product MMAMAQREADAPSEGAAAVSGVMAVKLKDLVPAATNTVNTTFIVLDKAAPSTRRQGGAREETCLALVADETAAAHFLLWGAECGAFEPGDIVRLTDGIFSYHRGNALVLRAGRRGRAEKVGEFAMLFVETPNMSELQWGPDPSDGRRMVQEAVVSPYSQIFKPLR; this is encoded by the exons ATGATGGCAATGGCACAGAGAGAG GCCGACGCGCCGAGCGAGGGCGCCGCCGCCGTCTCCGGCGTCATGGCGGTGAAGCTCAAGGACCTGGTCCCGGCCGCGACCAACACGGTGAACACGACGTTCATCGTGCTCGACAAGGCGGCGCCGTCGACCCGCCGACAGGGCGGCGCCAGGGAGGAGACGTGCCTGGCGCTTGTGGCGGACGAGACCGCGGCGGCGCACTTCCTGCTGTGGGGCGCCGAGTGCGGCGCGTTCGAGCCGGGCGACATCGTGCGGCTCACGGACGGCATCTTCTCGTACCACAGGGGGAACGCCCTGGTGCTGCGGGCGGGCCGCCGCGGGCGCGCCGAGAAGGTGGGCGAGTTCGCCATGCTCTTCGTGGAGACCCCCAACATGAGCGAGCTCCAGTGGGGGCCCGACCCCAGCGACGGCCGGAGGATGGTGCAGGAGGCCGTCGTCTCGCCTTACTCCCAGATCTTCAAGCCGCTGCGGTGA